A part of Odontesthes bonariensis isolate fOdoBon6 chromosome 23, fOdoBon6.hap1, whole genome shotgun sequence genomic DNA contains:
- the LOC142374319 gene encoding uncharacterized protein LOC142374319 isoform X1: MAPMRGWIIGLLLVLLCPSQVPLSGLVSAQDVAEAEEDLHTRHAKELVAEEGETAEGGDGLDEDEEVTEEREDEAETDEQSAEEDEEENAEAEAVTDEETASDEKEAAEEEEEEEEEEGGEDEEAADDEAVEGDEADEEEEEAEEEEADEEEKEADKEEEEAVEEEEEAKEEEEDTAEEEEDADEEEEDSDEEEEEAEEEIATDEEEAEEGETEDEEATEEEEEEDADEESDDDAVEEDEQEDDDDGVEEEEVEATEGEDVAEEEEIGAAEEEEAEDPTAEDDSEEDEDEAEDDNTTENLEGTNEEEPTADTQKFHSGSLCSICSICEHCSANCDKCPCEEGDDSDQCEHCESCSSCYICPILCDTVCTPGGLVDELTGSLFQTITSLL; this comes from the exons ATGGCCCCTATGAGAGGCTGGATAATTGGGCTCCTGCTGGTGCTCTTGTGCCCATCTCAAGTCCCACTCTCTGGTCTAGTAAGTGCTCAGGATGTGGCTGAAGCAGAGGAGGACCTCCACACCAGACATGCTAAGGAGCTTGTAGCTGAAGAAGGGGAAACTGCTGAGGGTGGGGACGGCCTTGACGAAGACGAAGAGGTAACAGAAGAGAGGGAAGATGAAGCAGAAACTGATGAACAGAGCGCTgaagaagatgaggaggagaatGCTGAGGCGGAAGCAGTGACAGACGAAGAGACTGCTAGTGATGAGAAGGAAGCTGccgaagaagaagaggaggaggaggaagaagaaggaggagaagacGAAGAAGCTGCAGATGATGAGGCTGTAGAGGGGGATGAGgctgatgaggaggaggaagaagcagaggaagaggaggctgatgaggaggagaaagaagctgataaggaagaggaagaggctgtcgaagaggaagaagaagcaaaggaggaggaggaagacactgctgaagaggaagaagacgctgatgaggaggaggaagacagtgatgaggaagaggaggaagcagaggaggagatAGCTACTGatgaggaggaagcagaggagggtGAAACTGAAGATGAAGAGGCCactgaagaagaagaggaggaggatgctGACGAAGAGTCTGATGATGATGCAGTAGAGGAAGACGAGcaggaggatgatgatgatggtgtagaagaggaagaggtggaAGCAACTGAAGGAGAGGACGTtgctgaggaagaggagataGGCGCTGCTGAAGAGGAAGAAGCAGAGGATCCTACTGCTGAGGATGACTCTGAAGAGGATGAAG ATGAGGCTGAAGATGACAACACAACAGAAAACCTTGAAGGCACAAATGAAGAGGAGCCAACTGCTGACACACAGAAATTCCACTCTGGCTCTTTGTGCAGTATTTGCTCCATATGTGAG CACTGCTCTGCAAACTGTGACAAGTGCCCCTGTGAGGAGGGAGATGATTCCGATCAGTGTGAGCACTGCGAA AGCTGCTCATCCTGCTACATTTGCCCCATACTGTGCGATACAGTTTGCACACCAG gtggtcttgttgATGAGCTAACTGGATCCCTCTTTCA gactATTACCTCTCTACTCTGA
- the LOC142374319 gene encoding uncharacterized protein LOC142374319 isoform X2, translated as MAPMRGWIIGLLLVLLCPSQVPLSGLVSAQDVAEAEEDLHTRHAKELVAEEGETAEGGDGLDEDEEVTEEREDEAETDEQSAEEDEEENAEAEAVTDEETASDEKEAAEEEEEEEEEEGGEDEEAADDEAVEGDEADEEEEEAEEEEADEEEKEADKEEEEAVEEEEEAKEEEEDTAEEEEDADEEEEDSDEEEEEAEEEIATDEEEAEEGETEDEEATEEEEEEDADEESDDDAVEEDEQEDDDDGVEEEEVEATEGEDVAEEEEIGAAEEEEAEDPTAEDDSEEDEDEAEDDNTTENLEGTNEEEPTADTQKFHSGSLCSICSICEHCSANCDKCPCEEGDDSDQCEHCESCSSCYICPILCDTVCTPGGLVDELTGSLFQ; from the exons ATGGCCCCTATGAGAGGCTGGATAATTGGGCTCCTGCTGGTGCTCTTGTGCCCATCTCAAGTCCCACTCTCTGGTCTAGTAAGTGCTCAGGATGTGGCTGAAGCAGAGGAGGACCTCCACACCAGACATGCTAAGGAGCTTGTAGCTGAAGAAGGGGAAACTGCTGAGGGTGGGGACGGCCTTGACGAAGACGAAGAGGTAACAGAAGAGAGGGAAGATGAAGCAGAAACTGATGAACAGAGCGCTgaagaagatgaggaggagaatGCTGAGGCGGAAGCAGTGACAGACGAAGAGACTGCTAGTGATGAGAAGGAAGCTGccgaagaagaagaggaggaggaggaagaagaaggaggagaagacGAAGAAGCTGCAGATGATGAGGCTGTAGAGGGGGATGAGgctgatgaggaggaggaagaagcagaggaagaggaggctgatgaggaggagaaagaagctgataaggaagaggaagaggctgtcgaagaggaagaagaagcaaaggaggaggaggaagacactgctgaagaggaagaagacgctgatgaggaggaggaagacagtgatgaggaagaggaggaagcagaggaggagatAGCTACTGatgaggaggaagcagaggagggtGAAACTGAAGATGAAGAGGCCactgaagaagaagaggaggaggatgctGACGAAGAGTCTGATGATGATGCAGTAGAGGAAGACGAGcaggaggatgatgatgatggtgtagaagaggaagaggtggaAGCAACTGAAGGAGAGGACGTtgctgaggaagaggagataGGCGCTGCTGAAGAGGAAGAAGCAGAGGATCCTACTGCTGAGGATGACTCTGAAGAGGATGAAG ATGAGGCTGAAGATGACAACACAACAGAAAACCTTGAAGGCACAAATGAAGAGGAGCCAACTGCTGACACACAGAAATTCCACTCTGGCTCTTTGTGCAGTATTTGCTCCATATGTGAG CACTGCTCTGCAAACTGTGACAAGTGCCCCTGTGAGGAGGGAGATGATTCCGATCAGTGTGAGCACTGCGAA AGCTGCTCATCCTGCTACATTTGCCCCATACTGTGCGATACAGTTTGCACACCAG gtggtcttgttgATGAGCTAACTGGATCCCTCTTTCAGTAA